A stretch of the Alnus glutinosa chromosome 6, dhAlnGlut1.1, whole genome shotgun sequence genome encodes the following:
- the LOC133871664 gene encoding uncharacterized protein LOC133871664 produces MVADILLQVGLILLMVYLFLAMHGIPNKVLSKLRFRNRAEIQAKRSFVVGAQLLARARSSKTRSTATSLAKEAEAEADKAIALDPKDAAAHILKSLALDLQGFKPSALDSLDVALSPLCAKSLSDPERGDSLFKRAELKVAMARRGQVDSAVADLTLALTLSPDNAKAFCLLGECYEAKKMGEEAKKAYEDALRVDPKLTAAREALDRLGS; encoded by the coding sequence ATGGTGGCTGATATTCTTCTGCAAGTAGGTCTAATCCTCTTAATGGTATATTTGTTCCTCGCTATGCACGGTATTCCAAACAAGGTCCTATCCAAGCTGCGCTTCCGGAACCGAGCCGAAATCCAAGCCAAGCGCTCCTTCGTCGTCGGCGCGCAGCTCCTGGCGCGCGCCAGATCCTCCAAGACTCGCTCCACTGCGACCTCTCTCGCCAAAGAGGCGGAAGCCGAAGCTGACAAGGCCATCGCGCTCGACCCCAAGGACGCCGCGGCTCACATTCTGAAGTCTCTGGCGCTCGACCTGCAGGGCTTCAAGCCCTCCGCGCTCGACTCGCTCGACGTGGCCCTGTCCCCTCTGTGCGCCAAGTCGCTGAGCGATCCGGAGCGAGGGGACTCGCTCTTCAAGCGGGCCGAGCTGAAGGTCGCTATGGCGCGGCGCGGCCAGGTCGATTCGGCCGTGGCGGACTTGACCTTGGCGTTGACTCTCAGTCCGGACAATGCCAAGGCGTTCTGTCTGTTAGGCGAGTGCTACGAGGCGAAGAAAATGGGAGAGGAGGCCAAGAAGGCTTACGAGGACGCCCTAAGGGTCGACCCCAAATTGACCGCCGCTCGTGAGGCGCTGGACCGGCTTGGTTCATAG